GAAGACGGAACGAAAAGTGACGTACGTGTCGACCATTTTATTCTAATATGTATtgagtaatattttttaattaatcaaaattaattattgattattttctaGAGAGATTTATAACATCCTAAAAAATTTGATGGCCGCGCAATCTTCTGCAGCGAGAACTCGTCCAGAATTTTTGCCATTCAAAACAACGGCTGACATTGTTGCCTTCGATCATCTCGATGATGATCAGTTTGATGCTCTTGTAAGTATTTGCATCCACTTTTATAAAGACGCTTGATGGTATGGTATTTTAATAACTattcattaattaattcaatcgGTTTAGGTCCATTACTTGAGATACCTTGGAGGTGCGAATGAAACTGACGCTGCTGCGATTTATTTCAAAGCCTGCTTCAAGTTTGGCGAGGATTTGTTCCGGCATGTGACTTGGCATGGATCCAAGTCTGACAACCAGATTTTGGCGTTGAAAGATACGCGTTTCGCTTTAGCTTGCACTGgtatgtatattttaatttattgttttttgtcGATGGTTGAATTaatttaaaccttttcttttAACGCAGAGGCTATGCCCATCATAAAGGAGATCCTCAGGAAGCCGAACAAAGTAGAAATTGCGACTGCGATGACGAAGGCTTTGAAGAGCTCCAAGGAAGCCTATCGTCGTGAACGCAAGAGAGTTGCACCACCGGCCGAACAAACGCCTCCCGTCAGGAGGCAACGCCAAAATTATCCGCCGCAGAACAACGCGGCGGAAAATTCGGACGCCGAGAACGACGCACTCTTTGAGGGCGAACAGCAGCCGAACGATAAAGACCAGCGCATCGAGCCGTTCGGCGATACACAGGTCATCGAGGAAATAGTAGGCGAAGAAGGTGAAAGAGTAGAAGAAGGAGAAACagaaggagaaggagaagaaggtgAAGAAGTTGACGAAGAAGTagctgaagaagaagatgaagacTACGAgcaagaggaagaagaaggagaactGGAGGAGCAGAAATCGTACGTGGGCGACTCCAATTCACAGTCGATCAACTTCAACCAGTTGGATTTTGAATTACCGGAGGATGAGTTCCCGGAATGAGCTAAGTCAACCGCTTATTTAT
The DNA window shown above is from Nasonia vitripennis strain AsymCx chromosome 3 unlocalized genomic scaffold, Nvit_psr_1.1 chr3_random0004, whole genome shotgun sequence and carries:
- the LOC116416636 gene encoding glutamic acid-rich protein-like, with the protein product MADKKKKNVGALSTETAAAKLTNKMSSFSVSTGTLGRSAFSTEKANLSQPLMKQQQQPGKSLQQPRKSLQQPPSQQKPLQQPSDIKKRKPLQQLQQQQQIPQGKPSQQDQRRPPPQKKPQQQHEPPRKTLQPQLHQKTVHNQQPLSQRKSQQPDMVPPRAQRNDVLNESARQTLDSINRRLAAVEGTQRGIGETLKQLKDVTSSIDERQKKTERKVTEIYNILKNLMAAQSSAARTRPEFLPFKTTADIVAFDHLDDDQFDALVHYLRYLGGANETDAAAIYFKACFKFGEDLFRHVTWHGSKSDNQILALKDTRFALACTEAMPIIKEILRKPNKVEIATAMTKALKSSKEAYRRERKRVAPPAEQTPPVRRQRQNYPPQNNAAENSDAENDALFEGEQQPNDKDQRIEPFGDTQVIEEIVGEEGERVEEGETEGEGEEGEEVDEEVAEEEDEDYEQEEEEGELEEQKSYVGDSNSQSINFNQLDFELPEDEFPE